The genomic segment TGCCCCGTCCATAGTCTACATAATATAGGAAAAATCGAAATGTATGAATAGTAATGTAGTACCtgcctatacaatattacaatttattatacaagtaaTGACGTGGCTATCGaattattgtaagtacctatgtataaagcAGAATAAAGCTGAATCCTAAAGCAGAATAGAGTTGCTTGCGCCCGTTTTTataaagtgaaaaataaaatattatcaatgatataatCGTTACTAAAACCGCAGAAAACCCATCCAAAGTATAAACAGGGTGATCATTTTAACAGTAAACACTCTTtctctaaaaaaatgttacacaaTTTCTAAATGCGActataatcttataaaatatatgaaaatgtataatattttcctattttccatttttcttgACCAttacaaattcttaaaatatttgtaaataaaaatgtatacgataATGTTCAGTCACTTAATAGTTAGGTAGCTAtcactaaaaatgaaataaacaacttaataacatggctataacttataactttattagctaattaaaaatttatataggACAAGGAATCATCGCGTATCTCACAATCAAAAACACTTCAACGTTCTATATTTTGAAACCACTCTACATTTGTTCggaaataattgataatacaatataatattgttttgccGTGTGGGCAGATTTTTGTACCACGTACataattacgattttttttttttgtaaatgtaataaattaaattaccatagaatattcaattattattatttatagccaACAGATTGTTTGCTAACATCTTAAAGCCAAGTACGAAATCATTTTGCCGACTATTTATTTTCGTGCTTCTTTtcctcagttttttttattattatttttttttttgatgcaCTCTGGTATTTTTCCTTTTATAATTACGTCCGctatattgataaaatgaaatgtaaatacaaatataattaaattataaaataaaacgtatttgCAGAACATTTTGATCGGATGTGCACTTGTGTCTTACGGGGTTAAGTGGTTATAAACTAGaaacttatacaatatacgtaatagtattcaatatacttatttatttattaggtcaGTGGTGTATTTGCATGGGGGAAATATGGGAATATACCCCCTCTCCCCACCATTACTGAAaggttttttttacatcattcacgcatggtaggtatatataaatatttataaaaatatacggtATAACTTTCTTAAAAGTCATATTAATTAACTAGGTAACATTGAGATTGATTAATTGCTTTAAAAAGACgtttatagttttcaaatttttagtgTAAAAGAAAACTTTGGACAACAGTGATAACTCGTTCTGTGAGtaggttagtaggtacttagtaggtacctactagtacCTAGTACTAATTAAGTGGTTTTAGAGCGGTGGTTAGGGGTTAGAGAAAAAACACAATATGcaaaattcaaagaaaaaatactTGAAGAAAACGAGCTGttcaaaaaaagtataaaaatggttatttgaagtttaaattgtaaaataaatacttactacTTAGACACGTGGTAGGTATCATTGCACTATATTGCTTTATGATTTCATAACAAGTATTTTAGTTGTTTAGCTCTATCATCGCTCTAGAGTCTAGATGAAGTCGATCTACGTCCAGACGACGTTAGtcaatttaatgtacctataggtagatatatatatatatataccgagtGTATCTTATGTAATTGTATGcgggttttttttaacgattttggAACGATGACATGGAATTtcattaaaacgaaaaaatacgtgtttctttatttttaacaggcaattttgtataataatttaaaaatttttaaacacgcaggtgtactaatagcaaaatcaactttatttttttcaaatagcaaccactatattttttaatggactcttttaaagctttttttcctgaaaattttaatagccgaatcatcaattttggctcGCTAGTTTagtaactatggtcctctaacgattagtaaaatatgcattaatacttttaattgaaataatgggtataggtttaatttacaagcgccaaacaatttttttcttataactaccttttgaTACACTTCAATGGTTGAATCTGTAATCTAATGTGtcgctcaaaaaaaaaaaaataataataataaaaacataagcaaaattgttggtaaacatagttcattatttttatttcaacatacgatcataaaaattaatattattattttaatttattaataaaatgttgtatttgtaaatattcaaaactaaaaatgatGGAAATGGATGAATTCTAACTCCTAAgttcatactttgcatgcgataccgTTATAGGGAATCTATGGTTAAAATTTCATGTTTATACCACTACGGAAAGAGCACTACAAAATATTGCACTTTTTCCATAGATTCATAGGTtagataagaaaaaattgttcggtgcttgtaaattaaacctatacccattatttcaattaaaagtattaatgcatattttactaatctttagaggaccatagttactAAACTAGCGAgtcaaaattgatgatttgactatcaaaattttcagaaaaaaaaagctttataagaatccatcaaaaaatatagtggttgatatttgaaaaaataaagttgattttgctattagtacacctgcgtgtttaaaaatgttgaaattgttataaaaaaaattgcctgttaaaaataaagaaacacgtattttttcgttttaacgaaattccatgTCATcgttccataatcgttaaaaaaaaacccgcgtacaatgatataagatacaccctgtatatctATAACCTACAATGTCGTAACATTATGCAATAACCACAACGCCACAACGGAAATGTCACAATAACACGGTAGTGTGGTACTAGGTATCGGGGTTACCGCGGTTAAAATGctttaaatatgttattcatatttttgtttttattaaaatgttgttaaaaaagaaaagtgttgcgtgcacccgacttacaggagatggtgacaggatgggatgatggtagtagcgtcaaaatgatcaacagtgtgtggttgatgtattatttatttaaaattgtaaaatatgataaacaagttgaatttaaacactattagattattcaaattgacgaagacTAACCCGNNNNNNNNNNNNNNNNNNNNNNNNNNNNNNNNNNNNNNNNNNNNNNNNNNatatagtcctatcccctctcttaccagatccctggcagactacgttgttggtgttcacagtccagggggcttctacgagatgtgcctttggtcggtgcggggtgtcgtaaaatgaccaagtatacccgcagccgtcttgtcatagtgccaatatctgattcgtagaatctattgcgctccgaggaggtctcacagatatcttaccggttcgggtttgtcatctggccgttggcagacgctgagactgttgctaacgtttatagtattgctcccccaaggttttatgtacagcagtgacatcatctagctatttacgtgttaccacaggacatcgatgctgtgtattatgactatgtgtaggggcggagtagaggggtccgtacgtagcaaaAGATAGAAAAGACAAATACCTTAAAAGTGCCTGTGAAACACGTCCATTTAATACTTTCGTCAGGCGATACATTCAGCTAGCTCATCTTCAATACCGTAGGTATAATAGGCATAGGTATAATgtctatagtaatattttaaattttaattaagtacgtgtttgtatacctatacatagttgtaaaaagataacaaaaatatcgattgtttttttttttttttttattaaaacaattacatGTTGTTATACTAATGTTATGTCTTTTGGTTTGCAGAGTAACTTGAAGTTAAACGACGGCCACTCGATCCCGCCTCCCCCGCGTCCACCACCAGCAGCGACCGCGGCCGCATTGGCCGCCACGACGGCCCTCGCACAGAGAAACCGCACCCGGGCCATAAACATCGATCGGTTCTCTAGAGTGTTCTTTCCGTTGCTGTTCGCGGTGCTCAACATGACATACTGGGTCATATTCGCTCGGTTTTTATAAATCCATCGCGTGGCATGTCACCCCATTGTCCCACACACCCGCTAACATTATCCATCGTCAAATTTACAATACAACTTACACCTTTCGTTTATTATCGCTACGACGGTATTTATGTATCATATACGTAACTATAAGagacatattatagttaagtatagAAAGCCTTTATATATAATCCTTTATTATCTAGGCTCTCTAGTTAcgtatatacacacataaatacagataaaatacctataatagtacacCATGTGACcataacagataaaacttaataatattaataattaacaatggaTGCCATTGTATTTTGTGCCATATTTAGCTTACTTGTATAGGCGCCaccaataggtacattcaagtacctatgtaaaatctgtgccaaaatataaaataacaacatgTGGCACCAGTGCACCacatctaaatattaataattttggtaaTCTGCGCCACGAAGGAAAAGGAAAtggcatattatgatattaggtaATCTGCGCCACActttcaatttaaattgttggAATAGACCTGAAATACATTTATCGAGCTCACATcagttatataacataaaatgtaaataaatataatatggaatattaATAACATGAACAATTAGACAATTGGTTATAATgttccttatttttttatatattttatccttcactcaaatattattaatttatacacaaaatactTACGTGTACCtccaattaaaagttaatagcttaaattattttatttacataattatgaacatttaaataactttctagaaattatcataattgatgaatgattaaaatatatattaataagtaaaaaaaattattattcattattttaaagtgACGCAAATAAgcaaattacaattttggtAAGGTGAAAAATGGTTCAGATTACAATTTGTACAGGTACAAAATTGGGCAGATTACATAATGCTCTTTTATATCAGGTCCTATGAGGCACAAATTaacaaagttaattttttagatttggtGCAGATCAGATTTTTTGTGTAAGTTACATAGGTACTctcgtattataatgtattttacctATACTGGCTGTAACACCTAAAATACCTGTAGGCAAATCAGTCGTTTAAAAGTTATTGGTCGTCGctgtgtttaaaattgaaaccaTGATGTTCGaaaacagaaataattttaatctgtCTGATATTCAGTTATCCGTTAATTTCCCATAGGCGTCAACCAAGTTATCATATTGAACTGAATATCTTGATGGCAGATAATTAAACGGATCAAtatctgttttttaaatttaatttaaaaaaaaaaaatccaattcaAAGTAtacgtttctttatttttaacagccGATTAAAAACATCTTCAACACGCAGTTGTACcaacaataaaatcaatactttaaaaaataaagatttcattttttgaaattctgtTCAGTCGATCTGAAATCATCAACTAAAATCACgcgtaataatgtaatacactGTAATACTGTATCCTATAACGTGCAGGAATCTCAAACAGCCAACATGAATTAATACAAAACTcgatgtatgtatattatattttgatgatagtCCAATGtcaaaaatatcgtaaatattcaaaatgaaatacAGTAATATATAGTTTCAAAACTGTTGGTTCATATATAGCGTTGAGgtgatattatgttttcgtaGTAACTAATCAAGCGGGATCATAACATTTTTGAGAACCGCTATAATACAAGCATATAACTAAGACGAAAagtattcgattatttttttaatctgatcggcaataataattgatcaatCGCATTTTTATAAACCAtcaataggtagataatatgtatattattcgtTATGCGCGCGATACGAcgttctaaaaaatgtatagttttgacGGGctctaatattataagtacaaataatattaccagCGAATATTAGTTGCATCTACTCACCGCTACAGCGGCTTACCTATATACCAGGGATATCAACATTTTCTAACGTCACGTGCcaacaattatttgaattattttccttgtgtgaaattcaatttttaaaaatgttacctaaatattatacataataataaagaaataataacaattaatatattaatattatcttataataatatgaaaaacattttaatttaaacgtattgagagatttaataatacaaataactaaCTATCAACGTGTCCTCAACATTTTTTCGCGTGCCATACATGCGTGTCACGGATTTGTCATCCCTGCTATAATATACGATCAGACGATCCCGTGGCTCATACCAACCGcagttatatatagtattacatattacgtatacatatatatatatatatatatatttataggtgcATATTAAGTCACAAATAACTGGAGTGCTTAAGGGTGCTTACAAATTCTGCATAATAGCATAGATGTAATAGAATGCATAATAGCATTGAGTAATAGTTACCCACTCtccatcacataatattatattaaatatacaatattgtcctataaaatgtatttttatgtatacctacttcagTTTACGTCAGGAAAAATATGTGTATGGGGTGATACTTTTAACAGTATTTACTCAccatattgaaaaatgtaagttacgtgtaattttaatattttatattgtcctaatttatttttcgtcatcatattattataataattcttgaTTATTAAAccacagtttataatatattttaatattttaaatgtcataGTTAGACatggaataattttttattagaaatattgatgtacaaaatattaaataatattccaataataacattattctgAATACCTATTaagctaatatatttattaagtaccaATGTTCTTCAGAGGATGCCATAATGTCAtgcaatattcaatttttaagaggTTAAACATAggaaattttaagaaaaatctaaattttaaatatattgaagtaGTAATTCGAATtttgtaggtaatttataaGTGGTCCTACACTCTTACCAGACCTGGTATACTGCGTCTGCACCACCCTGTGTCACGTGGGTAATAACCGATAAGCCTGCAGAAGTAGACTACAGTTCTAGACAAAATCAAATTCTcacaataaaaagaa from the Acyrthosiphon pisum isolate AL4f chromosome X, pea_aphid_22Mar2018_4r6ur, whole genome shotgun sequence genome contains:
- the LOC100571166 gene encoding uncharacterized protein LOC100571166, which produces MALMEYCLVNIVLGDSDMPPKQLNKKSFNFSFRSNLKLNDGHSIPPPPRPPPAATAAALAATTALAQRNRTRAINIDRFSRVFFPLLFAVLNMTYWVIFARFL